Proteins encoded by one window of Ulvibacter sp. MAR_2010_11:
- a CDS encoding DUF4175 family protein: MSTFSIIQQKLEQFIKKYYTNELIKGVILFFAIGLLYFLVTLLVEYFLWLNPTGRAFLFWTFVAVEAGLFIRFIAIPLARLFKLQSGITHEEASKIIGNHFPQVSDKLLNVIQLNQNQRESELLAASIDQKAGELQPIQFKSAVNFKKNAKYLKYAAIPVVIFVLFSVLGDKDIFSSSYTRVVNYDTAYEPPAPFSFHVLNENLNAIENKNFTLKVRTEGEVVPENASISYNNETYYLQQTAPGLFEYTFLQPVDKIEFQLKGNKVTSKAYTIDVVKTPSLVTFEMLLNYPNHTGKRDEILKSTGNATIPEGTRVSWRVNTKNTEAVHLKTKDTAYAFASKAQQFSLDKSVYSKLDYAITTSNKNLQEYENLSFTLGVVKDEYPEIDVQSKQDSTDSQRVFFLGRVSDDYGLTKLRLVYYPEGEDAQKQTETLPLTKTNFDQFVYTFPGRLQLTDGVAYEYYFEVFDNDAIHKFKSSKSGMYSFRKLTQDEKENEQLKNQENSIKGLDKSLENLKDQEKTLEELSKTQKEKNELNWNDKKKLENFIQRQKQQEEMMKNFSKELKENLENFQPENEENDTFKEQLKDRLEENEERLKENEKLLDELEKLQEKIKKEDLTEKLENLAKQNKNQEKNLEQLLELTKRYYVAKKAEKLAEEIFKLGDEQEKLADAPEDQNTKEKQEELNEKFEEYQKELEELKKENDGLKEPMDIPQDKSGEKEVEEEQQKATDKLEQKNTPGASQNQKKAGKKMKQMGQQMQMQMQAGQMDSIEEDVEMLRQILDNLVVFSFEQENLMEEFKKTEYGNPVFGKKLNIQNDLKQNFQHIDDSLFALSLRQPMISTPINESLTEVQYNIDKSLERLAENQMRQGISNQQYTVTGANELAILLSDLLQNMQNAMQLSGAGSGSGKGKGQGEGQGQGKGFQLPDIIKKQESLGEKMKKGMEKGKQGQGEGEGEGEGDGEGQGEGKGQGEGSGEGKGDGKDGKDGNNGNKDDENGEGDNENMNGELYEIYKQQQMLRQQLQDRLSKEGLQGKGGDLLRKMEDIEQQLLDKGFNQRTLQKMLNLKYELLKLDKADFEQGQETRRESRTNRMNYENTLRLSPDEVKKYFNTTEILNREALPLRQEYKEKVQTYFKKKDD, translated from the coding sequence ATGAGCACATTTAGTATCATTCAGCAAAAGCTGGAACAATTTATCAAAAAATACTACACCAATGAGTTGATCAAGGGGGTGATTCTCTTTTTTGCCATTGGGCTACTGTATTTTTTGGTCACGTTGCTCGTAGAATATTTTTTATGGTTGAATCCTACCGGACGCGCTTTTTTGTTTTGGACATTTGTTGCGGTGGAAGCGGGGTTATTTATACGGTTTATTGCCATTCCGCTAGCCAGGTTGTTTAAGCTTCAGTCCGGAATCACACACGAAGAAGCTTCAAAGATTATTGGAAATCATTTTCCGCAGGTGAGTGATAAACTACTGAATGTAATTCAGCTAAATCAGAATCAACGAGAAAGCGAATTACTGGCAGCAAGCATCGATCAGAAAGCAGGCGAATTACAACCCATTCAGTTTAAAAGCGCTGTAAACTTTAAAAAGAACGCCAAATACCTTAAATATGCTGCAATTCCGGTGGTAATTTTTGTTTTGTTCAGTGTTTTAGGCGATAAGGACATATTTTCAAGCAGCTATACCCGTGTTGTAAACTACGATACGGCCTATGAACCTCCTGCTCCGTTTTCTTTTCATGTGTTGAATGAGAATCTAAATGCCATCGAGAACAAAAACTTTACTTTAAAGGTGCGCACGGAAGGAGAAGTGGTTCCCGAAAATGCGAGTATTAGTTACAACAACGAAACCTACTATTTACAACAAACTGCTCCGGGACTTTTTGAGTATACCTTTTTACAACCTGTAGATAAAATTGAGTTTCAATTAAAGGGGAATAAGGTTACTTCGAAAGCTTATACCATAGATGTGGTGAAAACACCGTCCCTGGTGACTTTCGAAATGTTGCTTAACTATCCAAACCACACCGGCAAGCGGGATGAAATTTTAAAAAGCACAGGTAATGCGACAATTCCCGAAGGGACACGGGTTTCCTGGAGAGTGAATACCAAAAACACCGAAGCCGTTCATTTAAAAACAAAGGATACTGCCTATGCTTTCGCCTCGAAGGCGCAGCAATTTTCTTTGGATAAAAGCGTGTACTCCAAACTGGATTATGCCATTACTACTTCAAATAAAAATTTGCAGGAATACGAAAACCTTTCGTTTACATTAGGCGTAGTGAAAGACGAATATCCCGAGATCGATGTACAATCAAAACAAGATAGCACAGACAGTCAGCGGGTGTTCTTTTTAGGACGCGTGAGTGATGATTATGGCCTGACAAAACTGCGCTTGGTGTATTATCCTGAAGGGGAGGACGCCCAAAAGCAGACAGAGACCTTACCACTTACCAAAACCAACTTCGACCAGTTTGTATATACCTTTCCGGGGAGGCTTCAGCTAACCGATGGAGTAGCCTACGAGTACTATTTTGAAGTATTTGACAACGATGCGATCCATAAATTTAAATCCAGCAAATCGGGGATGTATTCCTTCAGAAAATTAACTCAGGATGAAAAGGAAAACGAACAGTTAAAGAATCAGGAGAATTCTATCAAAGGCTTAGACAAGTCGTTGGAGAATTTGAAGGATCAGGAGAAAACGCTGGAAGAGCTTTCAAAGACACAAAAGGAAAAGAACGAGCTGAACTGGAATGATAAAAAGAAGCTGGAGAATTTTATACAAAGACAAAAGCAGCAGGAAGAGATGATGAAGAATTTTTCAAAGGAGCTGAAGGAGAATTTGGAAAATTTTCAGCCAGAAAATGAAGAGAATGATACGTTCAAAGAACAACTTAAAGATCGTTTAGAAGAAAATGAAGAGCGATTGAAAGAAAATGAAAAGCTGTTGGATGAACTCGAAAAACTACAGGAAAAGATTAAGAAGGAAGATCTTACCGAAAAGCTAGAGAATCTTGCCAAACAGAATAAGAATCAGGAGAAGAACTTGGAGCAACTGCTTGAGTTAACAAAGAGGTACTATGTTGCCAAAAAAGCTGAAAAACTGGCCGAGGAAATATTTAAACTTGGTGATGAGCAGGAAAAATTGGCAGACGCTCCCGAAGATCAAAATACCAAAGAAAAACAGGAGGAATTAAACGAGAAGTTTGAGGAATACCAAAAGGAACTTGAGGAACTTAAAAAGGAAAATGACGGCTTGAAAGAACCAATGGATATCCCACAGGACAAGTCGGGCGAGAAGGAAGTGGAAGAGGAGCAGCAAAAGGCAACGGACAAGTTGGAGCAGAAAAATACCCCGGGGGCCTCTCAAAACCAGAAAAAGGCAGGAAAAAAGATGAAGCAAATGGGGCAGCAGATGCAGATGCAAATGCAGGCCGGGCAAATGGATAGTATTGAAGAAGATGTCGAAATGCTGCGGCAGATCTTGGATAATTTGGTGGTTTTTTCTTTTGAACAGGAAAATTTAATGGAAGAATTTAAAAAGACCGAATATGGCAATCCTGTTTTTGGAAAGAAGCTCAACATTCAAAACGATTTAAAACAAAATTTTCAGCATATAGACGATAGTTTGTTTGCTTTGTCGCTCCGACAACCTATGATAAGCACGCCTATAAACGAATCACTTACCGAAGTGCAATACAACATAGACAAGTCTCTGGAACGCCTTGCCGAAAATCAGATGCGACAAGGAATTTCCAATCAGCAATACACAGTTACCGGCGCTAACGAACTGGCAATTTTATTGAGTGATTTACTTCAAAACATGCAAAATGCCATGCAATTGTCCGGTGCAGGGTCGGGATCCGGGAAAGGTAAGGGTCAGGGTGAAGGACAAGGGCAAGGAAAGGGTTTTCAGCTTCCCGACATCATAAAAAAGCAAGAAAGTCTGGGAGAGAAAATGAAGAAGGGAATGGAAAAGGGGAAGCAAGGCCAGGGGGAGGGCGAAGGAGAAGGTGAAGGAGACGGCGAGGGCCAGGGTGAAGGAAAAGGACAGGGCGAAGGCAGTGGTGAAGGAAAGGGTGATGGCAAAGACGGAAAAGACGGAAATAACGGCAATAAGGATGATGAAAATGGAGAGGGCGACAATGAGAATATGAATGGTGAGTTGTATGAAATTTACAAACAACAGCAAATGCTCAGACAGCAACTTCAGGACAGATTAAGCAAAGAAGGACTTCAGGGAAAAGGCGGGGATTTGCTTCGAAAAATGGAGGATATTGAACAACAGTTGCTGGACAAAGGATTTAATCAGCGTACACTGCAAAAGATGCTTAATTTAAAGTATGAATTGTTGAAACTGGACAAGGCAGATTTCGAGCAAGGACAGGAAACCAGAAGAGAATCTCGCACCAACCGAATGAATTATGAAAACACCCTTCGGTTGTCCCCCGATGAGGTAAAAAAGTATTTTAATACTACCGAAATTTTGAACAGAGAAGCTTTGCCTTTACGGCAGGAATACAAGGAAAAAGTACAGACTTATTTTAAAAAGAAGGATGATTGA
- the mnmG gene encoding tRNA uridine-5-carboxymethylaminomethyl(34) synthesis enzyme MnmG has product MFQKEYDVIVVGAGHAGSEAAAAAANMGSKTLLITMNLQNIGQMSCNPAMGGIAKGQIVREIDAIGGYSGIISDKTAIQFKMLNKSKGPAMWSPRVQSDRMRFSETWRLMLEQTKNLDFYQEMVAGILVEGDRIVGVRTSLGLEVRAKSVVLTNGTFLNGLIHIGEKQFGGGRAGEQAATGITKDLVNLGFDSGRMKTGTPPRVDGRSLDFSKMVIQPGDENPEKFSYLDSTQPLKEQRACHMTYTSPTVHNLLKEGFDRSPMFNGAIKSIGPRYCPSIEDKINRFADKDRHQLFVEPEGWDTVEYYVNGFSTSLPEDVQAKALRQVEGFENVKFFRPGYAIEYDYFPPTQLKHTLETKLVSGLYFAGQINGTTGYEEAASQGLMAGINAHLKVHEKDPFTLTRSEAYIGVLIDDLITKGTEEPYRMFTSRAEYRTLLRQDNADFRLTPKSFKIGLAGEERMRKMEEKKTKSKAFIKFFKETSVSPELINPILESRESATIKQSDKMFKLFSRPNIVMDDMRKIEVVENFVTENKLDAEVLQQTEIQVKYAGYIEKEKNNADKLNRLEGIKIPANFDYSKLKSLSFEAREKLNNIKPATVSQASRISGVSPNDISVMLVYMGR; this is encoded by the coding sequence ATGTTTCAAAAAGAATACGATGTAATAGTAGTTGGCGCGGGCCATGCGGGGTCTGAAGCTGCGGCTGCAGCTGCGAATATGGGATCAAAAACCCTGCTCATTACCATGAACCTTCAGAATATTGGTCAGATGTCCTGCAACCCTGCTATGGGTGGTATTGCCAAGGGGCAGATTGTACGTGAGATTGATGCTATTGGTGGATATAGTGGGATTATTTCAGATAAAACAGCAATACAATTTAAAATGCTTAATAAATCTAAAGGACCCGCAATGTGGAGTCCTAGGGTGCAAAGCGATCGTATGCGTTTTTCTGAAACCTGGCGCTTGATGTTGGAACAAACAAAAAATCTCGATTTTTATCAGGAGATGGTTGCCGGAATTCTCGTTGAAGGAGATCGTATTGTAGGAGTTAGAACTTCATTGGGATTAGAAGTTCGTGCAAAAAGTGTTGTTTTAACCAATGGGACTTTCTTAAACGGACTCATTCATATAGGAGAAAAGCAGTTCGGCGGAGGACGCGCGGGAGAACAAGCTGCTACAGGAATTACCAAAGATTTGGTCAATTTGGGATTCGATTCCGGAAGAATGAAAACGGGAACACCTCCAAGAGTTGATGGAAGATCTTTGGATTTTTCAAAAATGGTAATTCAACCGGGAGATGAAAATCCCGAAAAGTTTTCTTATTTGGACAGCACCCAGCCCTTGAAAGAACAAAGAGCTTGTCATATGACGTATACGAGCCCAACAGTTCATAATTTGTTGAAAGAAGGTTTTGATCGATCTCCTATGTTCAATGGTGCGATAAAAAGTATTGGCCCCAGGTATTGCCCATCTATTGAAGATAAAATTAACCGTTTTGCCGACAAGGACAGACATCAATTGTTTGTAGAGCCTGAAGGATGGGACACCGTAGAATACTACGTAAACGGATTTTCAACTTCGTTGCCGGAAGATGTTCAGGCGAAAGCGTTACGACAGGTTGAAGGATTTGAAAACGTAAAATTCTTTCGTCCTGGATATGCAATTGAATACGATTACTTTCCGCCCACGCAATTAAAGCATACTTTGGAAACCAAATTGGTTTCCGGATTGTACTTTGCGGGACAGATTAATGGCACAACCGGGTATGAAGAAGCGGCCTCTCAAGGATTGATGGCAGGGATCAACGCCCACTTAAAAGTACACGAAAAAGATCCGTTTACCTTAACACGTAGTGAGGCATATATAGGGGTGCTAATAGACGATCTTATTACAAAAGGAACCGAGGAGCCTTATAGAATGTTTACATCACGCGCCGAATACCGCACCTTATTGCGACAGGATAACGCAGATTTTCGATTAACTCCAAAATCGTTCAAAATTGGCTTGGCAGGAGAGGAGCGCATGCGAAAAATGGAAGAAAAGAAAACTAAATCTAAGGCGTTTATTAAGTTTTTTAAAGAAACCAGCGTTTCTCCGGAACTTATAAATCCCATATTAGAATCTAGAGAATCGGCTACAATTAAACAAAGCGATAAAATGTTTAAGTTGTTTTCGCGGCCTAATATTGTTATGGACGATATGCGAAAAATTGAGGTAGTTGAGAATTTCGTAACTGAAAACAAGCTCGATGCCGAAGTCCTTCAGCAAACCGAAATTCAGGTAAAATATGCGGGGTATATTGAAAAGGAAAAGAACAATGCCGATAAATTGAATCGTTTGGAGGGAATCAAAATTCCTGCAAATTTTGACTATTCAAAACTTAAATCACTTTCCTTTGAGGCAAGAGAAAAATTAAATAATATTAAACCTGCTACGGTTTCACAGGCGTCACGAATTAGTGGTGTTTCACCAAATGATATTTCGGTGATGCTAGTGTATATGGGGCGTTAG
- a CDS encoding class I SAM-dependent methyltransferase, whose product MKTKDFLVSGESFDLVFDAEQEMLVTFPTPKSEDLSKYYESDAYISHTDSDSGMLASIYQWVKKYSLSKKLKLITSLQKGAGSLLDIGAGTGDFLKLAKVHNWEVSGVEPNPGARALAKEKRIELEWSIDDCSGKQFDVVTLWHVLEHMPDLETTLKKIEALVKPGGHLIIAVPNYNSFDAKYYKEFWAAFDVPRHLWHFSRNSMKQLFSEQFHLRKTKPMIFDSFYVSLLSEKYKTRSTFSIRAFFIGLWSNIKAMGTKEYSSLIYCFKKEI is encoded by the coding sequence TTGAAAACTAAAGATTTCCTTGTTTCAGGGGAATCTTTCGATTTGGTGTTCGATGCTGAGCAAGAAATGCTTGTAACTTTTCCTACTCCCAAAAGCGAAGATCTTTCCAAGTATTACGAAAGTGACGCCTATATTTCACATACAGATTCAGATAGTGGAATGCTGGCTAGCATATATCAATGGGTAAAGAAATATTCGCTTTCAAAAAAACTGAAACTCATTACTTCTTTGCAAAAAGGCGCCGGCAGTTTGTTGGATATTGGTGCCGGTACCGGAGACTTTTTGAAATTGGCCAAAGTGCATAATTGGGAAGTTAGTGGAGTAGAGCCCAATCCTGGAGCACGTGCTTTGGCAAAGGAAAAAAGGATTGAATTGGAATGGTCCATTGATGATTGTTCCGGAAAACAATTTGATGTGGTTACGCTTTGGCATGTGTTGGAGCATATGCCAGATTTGGAAACCACTTTAAAAAAAATTGAAGCACTTGTAAAACCCGGGGGACATTTAATAATTGCAGTTCCAAATTACAATTCGTTCGATGCAAAATATTATAAGGAGTTTTGGGCTGCTTTTGATGTGCCCAGACATTTATGGCATTTTTCAAGAAACTCGATGAAACAATTATTTTCGGAACAATTTCATCTTAGAAAAACAAAGCCTATGATTTTCGATTCGTTTTATGTGAGTCTGCTTTCAGAAAAATATAAAACAAGATCCACGTTTTCAATTAGAGCTTTTTTTATCGGTTTGTGGTCCAACATCAAAGCAATGGGTACAAAAGAGTATTCTTCACTAATTTACTGCTTCAAAAAGGAGATTTAG
- the ybeY gene encoding rRNA maturation RNase YbeY yields MIDFFSETDFDLKNTSEISKWISGVITAEDFEEGDISVVFCDDAFLHKLNVEYLKHDTLTDIISFDYSLGKQIHGEIYISVERVRENALTYSVSFEEELHRVIIHGILHYCGYKDKSDNDSSLMRTKENEALAKLSTA; encoded by the coding sequence ATGATTGATTTTTTTTCTGAAACAGATTTTGATCTGAAAAACACCTCTGAAATTTCCAAATGGATTTCCGGAGTTATTACGGCTGAAGATTTTGAGGAAGGGGATATATCAGTTGTGTTTTGTGATGATGCATTTTTACACAAGCTGAATGTTGAATATCTAAAGCACGATACACTTACCGACATTATTAGTTTCGATTACAGTTTGGGAAAACAGATTCACGGTGAAATATACATCTCTGTTGAAAGAGTTCGCGAGAATGCTTTAACATATTCGGTTTCTTTTGAAGAAGAGTTACATCGCGTAATTATTCACGGAATCCTGCATTATTGCGGGTATAAGGATAAATCTGACAATGATTCTTCTCTAATGAGAACTAAGGAAAACGAAGCGCTCGCTAAGCTTTCTACCGCTTAG
- the gltX gene encoding glutamate--tRNA ligase — translation MSQKVRVRFAPSPTGPLHIGGVRTALFNYLFAKKHGGDFVLRIEDTDQNRYVEGAEEYIIEALNWLNIPFDEGPGKEKACGPYRQSERKNLYKQYADRLIDEGNAYYAFDTSEELDFHRKDHEAKGKTFIYNWHNRLKLKNSLALSSEEVQKKLAAGEEYVIRFKSPENEELKLFDIIRGEVVIDTNVLDDKVLFKSDGMPTYHLANIVDDHLMEITHVIRGEEWLPSLALHVLLYRAFGWNAPQFAHLPLIMKPEGKGKLSKRDGDKMGFPVFPLEWKTGEGDVFSGYREDDYLPEAVVNMLAFLGWNPGTEQEIFNLEELCTAFELERVHKAGAKFDPEKTKWFQHHYLQEMDETVLTTQFSTLLKEKNIATTLDLSKIVSLLKERATFVQDIWEQGSFFFETPTSYDEKASAKAFKSDTAELLQGVLTLLDETADFSEATLSEKIKGWITSKDIGFGKVMMPLRLALVGEMKGPDVFEIASLLGKEETVKRVQKAIDSLS, via the coding sequence ATGTCTCAAAAAGTTCGTGTGCGTTTTGCGCCCAGCCCAACCGGGCCTCTACATATTGGCGGAGTTAGAACCGCGCTATTCAACTATTTGTTTGCCAAAAAACACGGAGGCGACTTTGTGCTTCGTATTGAAGATACAGATCAGAATCGATATGTTGAAGGTGCTGAAGAATACATCATTGAAGCCCTTAACTGGCTAAACATCCCCTTTGATGAAGGTCCCGGAAAAGAAAAAGCTTGCGGACCATACCGACAAAGTGAACGTAAAAATTTGTACAAACAATATGCCGACAGACTTATTGATGAAGGCAATGCGTACTATGCCTTTGATACTTCGGAAGAATTGGATTTTCATCGAAAAGACCACGAAGCCAAGGGAAAAACTTTTATCTACAACTGGCATAACCGATTAAAACTGAAAAACTCACTGGCGCTTTCTTCGGAAGAAGTTCAAAAAAAATTAGCTGCCGGTGAAGAATATGTTATAAGATTTAAATCGCCCGAAAACGAAGAATTAAAGTTATTCGATATAATCCGCGGAGAAGTGGTAATTGATACCAATGTATTGGACGACAAGGTCTTATTTAAAAGTGATGGCATGCCTACTTACCATTTGGCAAACATTGTAGATGACCATTTAATGGAGATAACCCATGTGATTCGGGGAGAAGAATGGTTACCCTCTTTGGCTTTACACGTTCTTTTATACCGTGCTTTTGGATGGAATGCGCCTCAGTTTGCGCATTTACCATTAATTATGAAACCTGAAGGAAAGGGCAAGCTCAGTAAACGGGATGGTGATAAAATGGGCTTCCCGGTATTTCCCCTGGAATGGAAAACGGGCGAAGGAGATGTATTTTCAGGATATAGAGAAGATGACTATCTTCCTGAAGCAGTTGTAAATATGCTCGCATTTTTGGGTTGGAATCCCGGAACGGAACAGGAAATATTCAATCTCGAAGAATTATGTACTGCGTTCGAACTGGAACGGGTGCACAAGGCAGGAGCCAAATTCGATCCCGAAAAAACTAAATGGTTTCAGCATCATTACCTTCAGGAAATGGACGAAACTGTATTAACGACTCAATTTTCAACATTACTCAAGGAAAAGAATATCGCCACAACATTGGATCTTTCAAAAATTGTTTCCTTACTCAAGGAAAGAGCCACATTTGTACAGGATATTTGGGAGCAGGGAAGTTTCTTTTTTGAAACTCCAACTTCTTACGACGAAAAAGCTTCAGCCAAGGCATTTAAGTCCGATACTGCGGAATTATTACAGGGCGTGCTCACATTGCTTGATGAGACGGCAGATTTTTCAGAAGCAACCCTTTCAGAAAAAATTAAAGGTTGGATTACGTCTAAAGATATAGGCTTCGGAAAGGTAATGATGCCGTTGCGATTGGCATTGGTGGGTGAAATGAAAGGTCCCGATGTATTTGAGATCGCTTCCTTATTAGGGAAGGAAGAAACAGTTAAACGCGTTCAAAAGGCTATTGATTCCCTATCCTAA